A section of the Pseudophryne corroboree isolate aPseCor3 chromosome 11, aPseCor3.hap2, whole genome shotgun sequence genome encodes:
- the LOC134968689 gene encoding paraneoplastic antigen Ma2 homolog: MEGLTGEEVCNWCQRKGVNPRKCIGIVGDLSDTSDETVLRKVSNLYGVIRPNIIDKLDDEVGKKIAVLVETEKELDVNLIPLMIMADEETGRRWSIIGPSIREGDTTSAPISAMMSPEGVDGGEASGNGHTPINVNGGQFETMVDRVVSQLERWHYEGSYRRLRIFSGIVPVPTGEEPYESWKEAAVQQAEEWQCPDKIKRQRVVESLRGPAMGIIQAARRSNPNATLETYLEALDYAYGTLEDVGDLISRLHHTFQEPNEKLSSYIIRIDKLLYKIVEKKGITREEVDKSRMKQVLRGALTNDPVAQKLRCSDKTQPPPGFNEILKEIKQEEVLIEMREKTVKKVKVAQTVTEISPLEERLLKLMEEQNKRIEQFISTQNNNYPPQNTPSNESIRGGGRRGSFNSRGCFKCGRIGHRAFECNLNRNSTRMFNNPSHNSDNEEQDRGNGQGRPVNPPQVS, from the coding sequence ATGGAGGGGCTAACTGGAGAAGAAGTATGTAACTGGTGTCAGAGGAAAGGAGTGAATCCCAGAAAGTGTATTGGAATTGTGGGAGATTTATCGGATACTTCGGATGAAACAGTATTAAGAAAAGTGAGTAACCTGTATGGTGTTATAAGACCCAATATAATAGACAAATTGGATGATGAAGTAGGAAAGAAGATTGCTGTCTTAGTTGAAACAGAAAAAGAATTAGACGTGAATTTGATCCCATTAATGATAATGGCTGATGAAGAAACAGGACGAAGATGGTCTATTATTGGTCCCAGTATTCGGGAAGGAGATACCACTAGTGCACCCATCTCGGCGATGATGTCGCCGGAGGGTGTAGATGGAGGAGAAGCTAGTGGCAATGGACACACTCCTATCAATGTGAATGGTGGACAGTTCGAGACCATGGTGGACAGGGTGGTTTCCCAACTTGAGAGATGGCATTACGAAGGAAGTTATCGAAGATTAAGGATATTCTCTGGTATAGTACCTGTACCTACGGGGGAAGAACCTTATGAATCTTGGAAGGAGGCCGCTGTCCAACAAGCGGAGGAATGGCAGTGTCCAGATAAAATAAAACGACAAAGAGTAGTAGAAAGTCTACGTGGACCGGCTATGGGGATAATACAAGCTGCTAGGAGAAGTAATCCGAATGCCACCTTGGAGACTTACCTTGAAGCCTTGGATTATGCGTATGGCACTTTGGAAGATGTAGGGGACCTTATATCAAGACTGCATCACACGTTTCAGGAACCCAATGAGAAATTGAGCTCATATATCATACGAATAGAtaagttattgtataagattgttgaAAAAAAAGGAATCACCCGAGAAGAGGTGGACAAAAGTCGTATGAAACAGGTGCTAAGAGGAGCCTTGACAAATGATCCTGTAGCACAAAAGTTGAGGTGTTCTGATAAAACCCAACCACCCCCTGGATTCAATGAGATACTAAAAGAAATAAAACAAGAAGAAGTGCTTATTGAGATGAGGGAGAAGACGGTAAAGAAGGTAAAGGTGGCACAAACGGTGACCGAGATTTCCCCATTAGAGGAAAGGCTATTAAAATTAATGGAAGAACAGAACAAAAGGATAGAACAATTTATATCTACCCAAAACAACAACTATCCACCCCAGAATACTCCCTCTAATGAATCAATCCGGGGTGGGGGAAGAAGAGGCAGTTTTAATAGCAGAGGTTGTTTTAAGTGTGGAAGGATTGGCCATCGAGCCTTTGAGTGTAACCTAAATCGGAACTCAACACGTATGTTTAATAATCCCTCTCATAACTCCGACAACGAAGAACAAGATCGGGGAAACGGACAAGGGAGACCCGTGAACCCCCCACAGGTCTCCTAG